Proteins from a genomic interval of Poecile atricapillus isolate bPoeAtr1 chromosome 1, bPoeAtr1.hap1, whole genome shotgun sequence:
- the LOC131590592 gene encoding transcription elongation factor A protein-like 4: protein MALGEKVIKREKMSNKEQKLALEDEHSWGVGKDKKCMEESRGWVQNDWNVKAVERWGDKGQDRAWSKGRSERRDERQSRGWNERRGEPRGKEQPAHRGGRQGRSPRKRHGKQEVASQSKSDSDRDTSDKWLEPESSEEETL, encoded by the exons ATGGCGCTGGGAGAAAAAGTTATAAAGCGGGAAAAAATGtctaacaaagaacaaaagctggcCTTGGAGGACGAGCACAGCTGGGGGGTTGGGAAAGATAAGAAATGTATGGAGGAAAGCAGGGGATGGGTACAGAATGATTGGAATGTGAAGGCGGTGGAAAGGTGGGGGGACAAGGGGCAAGACAGAGCCTGGAGTAAGGGGCGGAGTGAAAGGCGGGATGAAAGGCAGAGTAGAGGGTGGAACGAAAGGCGTGGAGAACCAAGAGGGAAGGAACAGCCCGCCCACAGGGGTGGCAGGCAGGGCCGGAGCCCAAGAAAAAGGCACGGAAAACAGGAAGTGGCCAGCCAGTCGAAGTCGGACTCTGACCGAGACACGAGCGACAAATGGTTGGAGCCCGAGTCCTCAGAAGAAGAAACA ttgtag